CGAGGCTGGTGCTGCGCGCCAACATCGACCTCCCCGGCGAGTCGGACCACGCCCGCGACCACGGGGCAGAGGGGGTGGGGCTGTACCGCACCGAGTTCCTGGTCGTGGGCCGCGGCACCGCGCCGGGCGAGGAGGAGCAGTACCGCGCCTACCGGCGGGTGGCCGAGTCGTTCCCGGGCCAGCCGGTGATCATCCGCACCTTCGACCTGGGCGGCGACAAGTTCCCCGCGTTCCTGCACATGGGGCGCGAGGAGAACCCGTTCCTGGGATGGCGCGCCATCCGCGTGTGCCTGGACGAGCCCGAGGTGTTCCGCACGCAGCTGCGGGCGCTGGTGCGGGCCATGGCGCACGGGGAGATTCGCGTGATGCTGCCGCTGGTCAACGAGATCAGCGAGGTGACGCGCACCCGCGTGCTCATCGACCAGTGCATCGGGGAGCTGCGCGCCGAGGGGCACGAGGTACCCGGCGGCTACACGCTGGGCGCCATGGTCGAGACGCCCGCCGCGGCGCTGATCGCGCCGGAGCTGGCCAAGCACGTGGACTTCTTTTCCATCGGCACCAACGACCTGGTGCAGTACACGCTGGCGGTGGACCGGGGCAACTCGCGCATCGCCAGCCGCTACAACCCCTTCCACCCCGCGGTGGTGCGGCTGCTGGACTTCATCTGCCGCTCGGGAAGGGACGCGGGGATCGAGGTGGGGGTCTGCGGCGAGGTGGCGGCCATGCCGCTGGGCGCGTTCCTGCTGATCGGCATGGGGGCCTCGTCGCTCTCCGTGGGCCCGCCCGCGCTGGCGGAAATCAAGAAGGTGATCCGCTCGGTGACGTACGAGGACGCCGCCGCCGGCGTGGCCGAGGCGCTGAAGGCGTCGTCCCCCGAAGAGGTGCTGCAGGTGCTCACGGCGCGGCTGGGGCGGGTGCTGGACCTCAACAAGTTCTCGGCGTCGCTGGGGTTGTCGCGTCCGGAATGACGCACTAGGTTGGCCGGCGGAACGGCGGGTAAAAACGGTAACAACCGTCACAACGGTCGGTACGGTATCGATCCTCGCGGGGGCGCCGTTCGTGCCGGACAGTCGTTACGCAGTTACCGTGGTGACCGTCCTTACCGTAGTTACCGCAGTCGTGACACCATGATCAAAGTCCGCGTGCAGAGCCTGGGGCTCGACCAGAGCACCCAGTCGCCGGTGGTGATCCTGCAGGAGGAAGGGGGCGAGCGCGTCCTTCCCATCTGGATCGGCCCGGCGGAGGCCAGCGCCATCGCCATGGAGCTGGCGGGGATGAAGTTTCCCCGCCCGCTCACGCACGACCTGTTTCCCTTGGTTATCCGCGGGCTTGGCGGCACGCTCACCCGCGTGCTGATCACCAAGGTGCACGACAACACCTACTTCGCCGAGCTGGTGATCACCCGCGGCGACGAGATGTTCACGGTGGATGCACGGCCGTCGGACTCCATCGCCATCGCGCTCCGCACGCAGGCGCAGCTGTTCACGACGGACGACCTGCTGACGGCCACCACCATCTCCATGGCGCCGGAAAGCGACGCGGGGACGGTGGACCTGACCGGCGAGCCCGGGTCCGCCGGCGAAGGGCCGCAGCCGGGGCTGAACCCCGAGCAGCTGAAAGAGTACCTGCGCAACCTCGATCCCGAAGACCTGGGCCGGTTCAACCCGTGATCTCTATTTTCTTTCCAGAGCGGGCGGCGCGCCGGGTGGCACGCCGCCCGTTGCCGCACCTGCTGGCCGCGCTGCTGCTTGCGCTGTTCGCCGTTCCCGCCCTCGCGCAGGACGTCGTTTCCGGACGCGTGGTCAGGGGCGGCCAGGGCGTCGCCGGGGCGTCGGTGGAGCTTCACCGCGTCTCGTCCGACACCTCGGGGATGGTCGGTCGCGCCCTGTCGGGCCCCGGCGGCGCGTTCCAGTTCACCCTGCCGGCGCGCACCGACACGGCCACCTTCACCGTCTTCTTCGCCGCGGCGATGGTGGACGGCGTGCGCTACCTGGGCCCGGCGCTCCACCCCGACCAGCCCGGCGCGGGGTACGAGGTGCAGGTGTACGACACCACCTCCGCCCAGGGCGCGGTGGACTCGCTGCGCGTCACCCGGCGCGACGTGATCGCCGTCGTGGGCGTGAAGGGTGGATGGGAGATCGCCGAGGCGGTGCGGGTGGAGAACCCCGGCACCCGCACGGTCGTCGGCCGCGGCGGCACGCCGGTGTTCGGCGTCTCCATTCCGCCCGGCGCCAGCGAGTTCCAGACGGAGCAGCCGCTGGCCGGCGCCTCCGCCTCCACTGGCGGCGACGTGATGCTGGTGGGCGACCGGGTGGTGGCCGCGGTGCCGCTGGTGCCGGGCTCGCGCGACTTCCTCTTCCGCTACCGGGTGCTGGGGAGCCGCAAGCCCCTGGCGCTCCCCATCTCGCAGGCCACGGACACCCTGGCGCTGTACCTGCGCCAGCCCGCGCCCAACGTGAGCGTCGAGGGGCTGAACGACGGCATTCCGTTCGAGGCCGAGGGCGACAAGTACCTGCGGTTCACCGGCGTGCGGCTCCGTCCCGGGGCACGGGTGGCGCTGCGTGCGCGCCAGCCGGCTGGCGGGGTGGACCCGCGTTGGGTGGCGGGCGCCGCGACCGTGCTGGTGCTGGGCGCGGGGGCGTTCTTCGCCCTGCGGCGGCGCCCCGCGGCGCAGGGCTGACGGGGGCGGGAGGGGGACGTGGCGCTCACCACCACGCGGGCGCTGGTCCTCCAGTCGTTTCCGTACAGTGAAACAAGCAAGGTGCTGCGGCTGTACACGTGGGACCACGGCGTGCGCTCGGTGATGGCCAAGGGCGCGCTGCGCCCCCGCAGCCGCTACGGCGGGGTGCTGGAGCCGTTCACCGAGGGGCACGCCACCTTCTACCTGAGGGAGGGGCGCGACCTCCACACGCTCAGCGGCTTCGACCTGGTGCGGAGCCGCCAGGCGCTGGGCCGGTCGCTGGTAGGCTTTTCCGGCGCCTCGCTGCTGGCGGAGCTGGTGATGCGCGTGGGGACGGAGGACCCGCACCCCGGCCTGTACCAGGCGGTCGCCAACGCCTGGGACGCCATCGCCGACGCGCCCACCCCCGCCGAGGCCCTGGGCGCCTCGCTGACCGGCGCCTGGTCGCTCGTGTCCCTCTTCGGCTTCGAGCCGCAGGTGGACGCGTGCGTGCTCTGCGCGGGCGACGTGGCGCCGGACGAGCCGGTGAGGTTCGACGCGGTAGCGGGTGGCGTGGCCTGCACGCGCTGCCGGCAGGCGGGGCGGGTGCTGGAGGCGGAGAGCCGGGCCGAGCTGCGGGGGATGATCCGCGGGCACGTCCCGGAAGGCGGCGTGGGGCGGCCGGGAACGCACCGCGCCCTGCTGCGCGCGTTCCTCGAGGCACAGCTGGCGCACGACAAGCCGTTCCGCTCGCTGGAGCTGTTCCTGGACAGCGCGGGCGATGCGCGCGCGGCAAAAGACGGGGACGAGGGGCCGCCGGTCGCTTGACCCCGCTGGCGCGCATCGGGTAAGTTGGATGCGGAGCCCTTTTCCCCTTTGCAGGACCGCGAATCGGAGGAGCCGACACGCAACAACCTGGTGAACAGTGAGGTGCTGATGCTGCGTGCACCACCTGTTCTGCTCCTCCTGCTCGCGTGTTTCGCTTGGCTCTTTCCCCCCGATGCGCGGGCGCAGGGCGGCACCACCGCGCAGGCCGCGCAATCCAAGGGATTTCGCCTGGAGCAGAACTACCCCAGCCCCGCGAATCCCGACACGTACATCCCGTTCATCCTGGAGGGAGACCTTTTCACCGATGGAGCCCCGCGCGTGGTCTCCATGCGGGTGGTGAACATGCTGGGCCAGATCGTCGCCGTGCCCCGGGCCGTGGGGCACCCCCGGGGCGCCAACGTCCCGGTGCTGAACCTGCGCTATACCGAGCCGGGGCGTAAGGTGGCGTACTGGGATGGGCGAGACCTGAACGGCAGCCGCGTGGCGACCGGCGTGTACTTCTGCATGTTGCAGGTGGGCGACCGCACGGAGTACCTGAAGGTGATCGTCACCGCGCCCCCACGGCGCAGGTCCCGGTTCTGGCCGTTCGGCCGCCGAGGCGACTAGAGCCGGTCTGACCACGAGGTCGGGCCGGCTCTTTCGTTTGGTTCCCCCTCCCCCGGCCCCTCCCCCGCAAACCGCGCGGGAGAGGGGGGAACTTCAATCCCGATGCGACAGGGTGCCTCGCACGCGCGGGAGCCCCCTCCCCCCGGCCCCCGTCCCCCGCTGCGCAGGGGAGGGGGAGACCTGAACTGCACTTCGGCGGGCCACGCGCACCCAACTGGCGCCCTTCCCCCGCGCAGTTTGCGGGGGAAGGGTTGGGGATGGGGGGCGCCGGCCCGCGCACCCCACCCTCCGAAGAGCGCCCCACCTTGGGTCCCTGTCGGCCCGCCCTCGCGCCTCACCTGACCGCCGCCTACATTCGGACGCACAGCATCACCCATCGCCCAAGCCGCCGATCGCGCCCATGCCGATCTCCGTTCGCCTTGCCGCCGCGCCCGCGCTGGCGCTGCTCGCCGCCTCCGCCGTGCAGGCGCAGGACCTTCGCGTCCCCGACCGCAACGCTCGCGTGCGGCAGGCGCTGGAGTACGCGCGCCAGGACGAGCCGCGCACCATCGAAGACCAGATCGCCATCTGCCAGATCGAGGCGCCGCCGTTCAAGGAGGCCCGCCGCGCCGAAGACCTGCGCGCCCGGTTCGCCGCCATGGGGCTGCGGAACGTCCGCATCGACTCCGTCGGCAACGTGATCGCGGAGCGGCCCGGCGCACCCGGCGAGCCCGTCGTCGTCATCTCCGGGCACCTGGACACCGTGTTCCCCGAGGGCACCGACGTCACCGTCAGGCGCGAGGGCACCATCCTGCGCGCCCCCGGCATCGGCGACGACTGCCGCGGACTGGCCATCTTGCTGGGGATTGCCCGGGCGATGGACCAGGCGCAGGTGCGAACGCGCGGCACCATCATCTTCGTCGGCACCGTGGGCGAGGAAGGCGCGGGAAACCTGCGCGGCGTGCGCCACCTGTTCAGCCACGAGCTGAAGGACCGGGTGGACTACTTCATCTCCGTCGACGGCACCGGGCTGGGGCTGACCAAGGACGCCGTCGGCAGCCACCGCTACACCGTCACCTTCCGCGGCCCCGGCGGCCACAGCTACGGCGACTTCGGCGTGCCCAACCCGGTCCACGCGCTGGGCCGGGCCATCGCCAAGGTGTCGGAGTTCCAGGTGCCCGCGGATCCGCGGGTGACGTTCAGCGTGGGGGTGATCCAGGGCGGCACGTCGGTGAACTCCATCGCCATGAGCGCCGGAATGCAGGTGGACATGCGCTCGGTGGATGCGGGGGCACTGCAGGCCCTGGACGACCGCTTCCAGGCCGCCATCCGCGAGGCGCTGGCCGAGGAGAACGCCCGCTGGCAGTCCGGCGAGCGGCTGACGGTGTCCGTCGACACGATCGGCATCCGCCCCGCCGGGTCGCAGCCGGCCGACGCGGCCATCGTGCGCGCGGCCAATGCGGCGGGACGGTCGCTGGGCTTCGACGTGCCCGCCATCGCCAGCAGCACCGACGCCAACATTCCCATCAGCCTGGGCATTCCCGCGGTCACCATCGACGGCGGGGGCAAGGGCGGTGGCGCGCACTCCCTCGGCGAGTGGTTCGACACGGCGGACAGCCACCTGGGCACGCAGTGGGCGCTACTCTTCGTCCTGACGCTCACGGGTGTGCGATGAACATCGTGCGACTGGCGATGCTGGCCGTGGTCGCCGCGCTGGCGTTCGTTTCCCTGCGCAACCGGTACGACCTGACCACCAGCATCATCATCGTCGCCGCGGCGGGGCTGCTCGTCGCCCGGCTGCTGGCCCGCTTCGCCGCACGACGGCGGCGCTGATCGGAGACACCGTCGCTCTTTTTGTGCCCGGACTTGTCGGCCTCCCGCCGGCGTGCTACCTTGGTCCATCCACTACATACCTGGCCGGCGCCAGGGCCGCCCCGGGAAACCGCCCCGGGCTCCGGCTCACGGATCCGGCCGCCCCCTCTGCACTACCCTCATCGTGACACACCCCAGGAAACAACAGTTCCGGCCGCTGATCCGCGCAGCCGCGGGCGCCTGCCTTGCGCTGGCCGCCTGCTCTGACAGCCCCAACCCGCTCGACAGCACGCTCGAAGGCGCGAAGCAGGTCGCATACGACTACGAGATCGACCGCAGCGATTCGCACCTGTACAGCGACGTCACGACGTACAGCGAGACCACCGTCTCGTCCGATGAGCCGTTCCCCCATCCCCACACCGGCGCGTCCGTGACCTCGCTGACCGTCACGTCGCCGGTGGAGCAGGCCAGCGTCGAGGCCGGGTACGACGTGTACGGAACCACTCGCACCAATACGTACTTCCCGCCGGATCCTGAGCTGTCGGACGAGCCGGGTGAGCAGATCGCCCGGATCCTTACGATCGGCGACGCCGTGTACCAGTACGACGGGCTGGGCAACTACGTCCAGGATGAGGCGGGACTGCACGCCATCAACCAACTGGGCTCGCTCGCGAACGCCACCATCGACGGCGCCGTCCGCGACACCGATCCCGGCGAGGACCACGAACTGCAGCCCATGTACTCCGTCTCGGGCACCAGCGGGGCGGCAGCGCCCACGGCCCCGCGCGTGGACCGCCTGGCCAACGGACGCGTCCGCTTTACGCGCGACCTTACGCCGCCGGCACCCGGCCAGGGGCAGCCCCGGCTGAACGTCGCCGGCCAGAGGCAGGGCCGCGGGCGCGTGGCGCAGACGTACCGCAAGCAGGGTGCGGTCTGGATCCTGGAGGAGGTCCGCGCCGAACTGGAGCAGGGAGACGGGGGCCGCACCACGCACCATGTGCAGGTGGTGCGCTACCGGAACGTGAAGTACAAGAAGAATAAGGAGCGCGACGACGCCCGCCGCGCAGCGAAGGCCCCGGTTGGGCCGTCCAGGGTGATGTACGAGGACGAGTGCAGCGCAACCGCGCTTGTCTGCGGTGGCGGTGGCGGTGGCGGTGGCGGTGGCGGTGGTGGTGGTGGCGGTGGCGGCACGGGGGACGGGTCGGGCGGCACCACGCCCGCGGGCGGAACGCTGACGGGCGGAGGATGGTACTACACGGACTGCGAACCCTACCTGCGCACCAACTCCCGCCCTGCCCCCTCGGGAGCGTCGATCAACGTGGTCGTGCAGCACGGGTTCATGGACGCCGCGTGCTCGTACTCCGGCGGTCGCACGGGTGCCGCGCTCTACAACAACATGTACTCCGATAATATCCTTTATCCGACGCTGCCGTGGGCTGCGCGGTACCAGGACCAGGCCGCAGACCTGATGTCGCAGCTGAGCGCGCGGACGGTGCCGGCCAACAAGTACGTGATGGTGGGCTACAGCAACGGCGGCATCGTCTCGCGCCTCGTAGGTCAGAGCCGCCCGGACCTGGTGCGCGGCGTGGTAACCGTCAGCACCCCTCATCGCGGCTTGCCCATCATGAAGGTGGGGCGCGGTGCCGCCAAGATCATTCTGGAGAACAGCGGCGCCGGGCTGGCCGCGTCGTGCTCCATCCGGAGACACGCGGGGTGTAATGCATCGGACAAGCTGCGCGACCAGTTGGGCAAGGCGTCACCCTTCGGCGTCGACGAACTGGTGCCCGTCAGTGGGCAAATGGTGCCCAACACATCGTTCCACGCCGCGCTGAACAACGCCCCCGAGAACTTCCGCCGCGTGGGGATCGAGCAGCACACCCGCCAGCGCTGGGTTTGGGCGCGCGTGGTGGCCGATCTGAACTGCGCCGGGCCCGAACTGGACTGCGGCGGACGCAAGCTGGTTCGCAAAGTGGACGACGCCCACAAGGGCCTCGTTGCGGGGACGATCCTCAGCGGCATCGTGGGGATCTTCTGGACGCCTTCGGCCTACGTGGCCGGCGCCCTGTTCTATGCCACGGCCGCTCTGAACGCGATCGACGGCGCGTACGATCTCCTCACCTCGCCCTTCGACGGCAGCGACGGCGTGGTTCCGAACGCGTCCCAGCGCTACCCCGATGCCGAGCACGACGAGATCATCCAGAACGCCGACTCGCACGATGCCGCCAAGAAGAGCGACAAGGCCATCCGGCGCGTGGGCATCACTCTCGTGAACAGGTTCGGCGCCCAAGTCCCGCCGGGGTCGCCGTGGTGATGGGCGCGGCGCCCCGCATCCGGCGTATGGTGCGCCTGACGGCTCCGGCGCTCGGGCTGCTCCTGTGCACCGGGTGCAGCGACCTCCTGGGCGGCGGCCGCGCCCAGGACTGGCTGGCCTGGACCATCCCGCACGGGTCCAGCCACGCCGCGCTGGCGCCCGTGGGCGGGCTGCTGCTGGTAGAAGCCGGACCGGGCGTAGTCGCGCTCCGGCAGTCCGACGGCTCCGAGGCGTACCGGACCACACTGGACCGGACGTCCGCCTCCTCCCGCATCTGGGTGCAGGGCGACCGTGCGTACTTTACACCCGGTGAAGACGTGTACGCGGTAGAGGCCGCCACCGGGGCGGTGTTCTGGCACGCCGCGCTGCCGTCTTCGGCCGACTACTCGCACAACACGGCCGACGAGCGCGCGGTGTACGTGGGAATGCGCAACCGGCGGGTCGTTGCGCTTTCCGCGGCGGACGGCGCCCAGCTGTGGGAGGTGGACGTGGGGCTAGGCTGGGTGTTCGCCTCTCTGATCACCGGCATTTCGGTTGCGGGCGACACCGTGTACGTGGCCGTACGCCGGCACATGGACGATGG
This genomic interval from Longimicrobium sp. contains the following:
- the ptsP gene encoding phosphoenolpyruvate--protein phosphotransferase, with amino-acid sequence MSVVRDGIPASPGIVIAPVRVLRWEVPRVPHGAVISEDRVEYEIQRFRDACDYARERIRVLQERTARTVGEVEARIFEPQVLMLEDADLIDGTIGTIRENHLTAERAFEWRVLEWESALSHSSHPMVLDRLADLADVQTRVLRRLMNMPDPDLAARVDDGEKYILVARELTPSVTVQLDPKTVVGIATDLGTRTSHSAILARSLEIPCVVSVGNLSDTVHDGDEMILDGRTGRVVLAPTEEDREAYRQRDYLIREWEQELVLLAHLPAVTRDGSRLVLRANIDLPGESDHARDHGAEGVGLYRTEFLVVGRGTAPGEEEQYRAYRRVAESFPGQPVIIRTFDLGGDKFPAFLHMGREENPFLGWRAIRVCLDEPEVFRTQLRALVRAMAHGEIRVMLPLVNEISEVTRTRVLIDQCIGELRAEGHEVPGGYTLGAMVETPAAALIAPELAKHVDFFSIGTNDLVQYTLAVDRGNSRIASRYNPFHPAVVRLLDFICRSGRDAGIEVGVCGEVAAMPLGAFLLIGMGASSLSVGPPALAEIKKVIRSVTYEDAAAGVAEALKASSPEEVLQVLTARLGRVLDLNKFSASLGLSRPE
- a CDS encoding bifunctional nuclease family protein, with protein sequence MIKVRVQSLGLDQSTQSPVVILQEEGGERVLPIWIGPAEASAIAMELAGMKFPRPLTHDLFPLVIRGLGGTLTRVLITKVHDNTYFAELVITRGDEMFTVDARPSDSIAIALRTQAQLFTTDDLLTATTISMAPESDAGTVDLTGEPGSAGEGPQPGLNPEQLKEYLRNLDPEDLGRFNP
- the recO gene encoding DNA repair protein RecO — its product is MALTTTRALVLQSFPYSETSKVLRLYTWDHGVRSVMAKGALRPRSRYGGVLEPFTEGHATFYLREGRDLHTLSGFDLVRSRQALGRSLVGFSGASLLAELVMRVGTEDPHPGLYQAVANAWDAIADAPTPAEALGASLTGAWSLVSLFGFEPQVDACVLCAGDVAPDEPVRFDAVAGGVACTRCRQAGRVLEAESRAELRGMIRGHVPEGGVGRPGTHRALLRAFLEAQLAHDKPFRSLELFLDSAGDARAAKDGDEGPPVA
- a CDS encoding M20/M25/M40 family metallo-hydrolase, whose protein sequence is MPISVRLAAAPALALLAASAVQAQDLRVPDRNARVRQALEYARQDEPRTIEDQIAICQIEAPPFKEARRAEDLRARFAAMGLRNVRIDSVGNVIAERPGAPGEPVVVISGHLDTVFPEGTDVTVRREGTILRAPGIGDDCRGLAILLGIARAMDQAQVRTRGTIIFVGTVGEEGAGNLRGVRHLFSHELKDRVDYFISVDGTGLGLTKDAVGSHRYTVTFRGPGGHSYGDFGVPNPVHALGRAIAKVSEFQVPADPRVTFSVGVIQGGTSVNSIAMSAGMQVDMRSVDAGALQALDDRFQAAIREALAEENARWQSGERLTVSVDTIGIRPAGSQPADAAIVRAANAAGRSLGFDVPAIASSTDANIPISLGIPAVTIDGGGKGGGAHSLGEWFDTADSHLGTQWALLFVLTLTGVR
- a CDS encoding alpha/beta hydrolase, which codes for MTHPRKQQFRPLIRAAAGACLALAACSDSPNPLDSTLEGAKQVAYDYEIDRSDSHLYSDVTTYSETTVSSDEPFPHPHTGASVTSLTVTSPVEQASVEAGYDVYGTTRTNTYFPPDPELSDEPGEQIARILTIGDAVYQYDGLGNYVQDEAGLHAINQLGSLANATIDGAVRDTDPGEDHELQPMYSVSGTSGAAAPTAPRVDRLANGRVRFTRDLTPPAPGQGQPRLNVAGQRQGRGRVAQTYRKQGAVWILEEVRAELEQGDGGRTTHHVQVVRYRNVKYKKNKERDDARRAAKAPVGPSRVMYEDECSATALVCGGGGGGGGGGGGGGGGGGTGDGSGGTTPAGGTLTGGGWYYTDCEPYLRTNSRPAPSGASINVVVQHGFMDAACSYSGGRTGAALYNNMYSDNILYPTLPWAARYQDQAADLMSQLSARTVPANKYVMVGYSNGGIVSRLVGQSRPDLVRGVVTVSTPHRGLPIMKVGRGAAKIILENSGAGLAASCSIRRHAGCNASDKLRDQLGKASPFGVDELVPVSGQMVPNTSFHAALNNAPENFRRVGIEQHTRQRWVWARVVADLNCAGPELDCGGRKLVRKVDDAHKGLVAGTILSGIVGIFWTPSAYVAGALFYATAALNAIDGAYDLLTSPFDGSDGVVPNASQRYPDAEHDEIIQNADSHDAAKKSDKAIRRVGITLVNRFGAQVPPGSPW
- a CDS encoding PQQ-binding-like beta-propeller repeat protein; protein product: MVRLTAPALGLLLCTGCSDLLGGGRAQDWLAWTIPHGSSHAALAPVGGLLLVEAGPGVVALRQSDGSEAYRTTLDRTSASSRIWVQGDRAYFTPGEDVYAVEAATGAVFWHAALPSSADYSHNTADERAVYVGMRNRRVVALSAADGAQLWEVDVGLGWVFASLITGISVAGDTVYVAVRRHMDDGDLLQRAVVVALDRHSGREIWRYEGGGPHANVIDAPTVAGDFLVLSDEYTNTFFALDRATGREAWRVQGLRGYVGPYNRPRVADGVVYAGMGDTHVWAADLRTGKVLWKTATGSSIYAVEVCGERIVVNDDDIEILDRRTGRHLGYALRSTDAVFATSDVVVSGMRAFVIGNKASYAIDCG